From Bacteroidota bacterium:
GGAACCTCTAATGATTTTTCTAACAATCTTGTTGTTGACAGTAGCGGAAACTGTTATATCGCAGGAGGCACAAATTCTTCCACAGTCAATTTTGACACGATATCACTTTCGGGCTTTGGGGGATTAGATGCATTCATAGTGAAGTACAATAGTTCGGGAGTTGCACAATGGGCAAAAAATGGCGGAGGGAATTCCGGGGAACAAGCTTTTGGAGTTGCCATAGACCATAGTGGCAATGTATATATCACTGGATTATTTGCGAGTGCTACCGCAACTTTTGGAGCAATTAATTTAACAAAAACCGGAACCGGAGATATGTTTTTGACGAAGTACTCTTCTACCGGAACTGTAGTTTGGGCAGTTGATGCCGGTCAAAATCTTTCTACCCAAGGAAATAAATTAGAAATTGATGCAGTAGGTAATGTCTTGATGATTGGAACATATACAGGCTCATCGTTAGTAGTTGGCACTTCTACAGTGACTAGTGCCGGCAGCAATGATATTTTCATAGCAAAATATAATTCTTCCGGCACACCTTTGTGGGCAAAGGGTGCGGGAGGAAGTGGAGATGATCAAGCGTTAGGGATTGCAATGGATGGCCCAAATGATTTTATAATCAGTGGCTACTATTCAGGTACGGCCATTTTTGGTAGTGACACAATGCAAAGTAATGGCGCGGAAGATATTTTTATGGCTAAGTATAGAGCCCTCAATGGAAACTTTATTTGGTCAAAGGTGGTGGAAGGCGATACTTTAAATGACGAGGCATTCGCTTGTAATGTGGATGTATTTAATAACAAGTTTATTACTGGTTTTTTCCGCAAAACCAATTCATTTGATGGTGTACAGCTTACAAGTGCGGGGGATAACGATTTTTATTTGGCAAAACTGTGTGCACATACTCCTGTAGTAGTAATTTGCATTGACTCCTCAATCACATTGTATGCCAGCGGAGCTGATGAATATAGTTGGAGTCCTTCTTCGGGATTAAGTGCAACTAGTGGTACTAAAATTATAGCTAGCCCTACTGTTACCACTACTTATACGGTAATTGGTCTGTTAGCCGGCACTTCATGCAGAGATACTAATACAATAACAATTGTTGTGGATAGTTGTATAAGGAACATCCCATGCTACAGTTGCATCAGTTCCTTTGCACCGGAACTAGGAAAAAAGTATATCGTTTCCGCATGGGCTAAAGAAGAAAGTGCTCCAAGAACGAAAACAACTTTTGATAAGCCTGAATTATACGTAGAGTTTCCATCAATAGCGGTTTCCTTTGGACCTTTTAAACCTTCAGGCGAAATTATTGATGGTTGGCAGCGAATAGAAGGTTCATTTGTAGTTCCTAATACTGCAACCAATATCAAAATTAAATTAACGGCTGTTAGTGGAACTGCTTTTTTTGACGATGTACGAGTTCATCCTTTTGATGGCATGATGAAATCCTTTGTGTACGATCCTCAGACGATGCGATTGGCCGCTGAATTGGACGAAAGAAACTATGCAACATTATTTGAATACGATGAAGAGGGTAAACGTACTCGAATAAAGAAAGAAACAGAAAAAGGAATTATGACTATTGAGGAAAGTAAATCCAATAAGAAAAAAAGATAATCCTTTAAGATTTAAATCTGGAAACAAAAAAATTAGAAGTAATGTTTTACATACAACAAAAATCGTTTGCTAGTCGGTACTCTTTAGCACTTTGGATGAAGTGTATGTGTTTTATGTTTAACTTTTTATGTTGCACAGCACTTGCACAAGTTCCTACTTGGAAATCTTGTTCAATCGAACAAGCAACCCAAGTTATAAAGAGTTCATTTAATTGGTTTAGCTCCGAAGAAGCAATTTCTGTGGTTACCACGCATACCACATACCAAAATTTTGAAACAAAAATTCCATACGAAAAGCATAAAGGTTTTTACAAGAAGTATAAAAACAATTACCACAGTCTAATTTCAGGTATTCATACCATTCAGAATGACAAATATAGATTGGTTGTTGATACCGTCACAAAGCAAATTATGCTAGCAAATGCCTCTGATTTAGCGTTTTTTATGGAAGACAATCAAACCTTACAAGAGCGATTAAAACTATGCACTCAAGTTGAGGAGCTTCAAACACCTCTTAGCGTTTATTACAGGTTGCAATATCCGCAAACACATGCTGTTTTAAAAATGGAAGTAGAAATAGGAAAAGACGGCAGGATAAAAGAAGTAGTTTATTTTTTAAATCAAGAAATTAAAAATGAAGACCAAAGTTCATATTCGGTAATTAACCCTCGACTTTCAATTATGTTTAGTAATTATAAAAGTCAAGTAGCAAAATCCGAATTTGATGAACAGAAATATATTAGTTGGGCAGAAAAGAAACCTGTTCTGAAGGAAAAATATAGAGACTTTGATTTTTTTGATGCAAGAGTACAAGAATAAAATGTTAACTGAGAGAAAATAGAATTTTATACCATAAAAAGATGAATAGATTTTTTTCAAAATTGATGATTGTAGCAACGGTGTTGCTAAGTGTATCTGAAATCCTTATAGCAGGAAACCTCCCTCCTATTACGAGTCGTTTACAAACCGGGGCTACCTATACTGTTTCCCCAGGTACAAAAGATACGGTTGATTTGAATCCTAAAACAGGAAATTTTTCTGACTATGAGGTTGCAGATTTAATTACATTTGGTTACGACCACGCCTCCATTTTATATACCGATTCGTTTAGTGCAAAAGTTGTATTAGCAGTTCAACCATACGACCAAAGTAATTCAGCAGGGACTCCATTTACTACGACCCTTTCATTAACCTACCAACCGTTTAATCGAGCTAAAGTATTTACAGATAAATCTATTTATCGTTTTACGGATGCGTATAAATTTACTTACACTGTTAGTTCTGTTTATATTAATTCCTCTACGGTAACGGCTATGCCATCCAATTTATTTTTGGAGGGAGATATTGTAGGGCAACGATATTATGATTTTTCACTTGCAACTGATACTACTATTACTATGACCAGTGTTGCACCTGTAGATACGGATTGTGATTCAAAATACGATGAAGTTGCCGTAACATGGAATACTGCTGCATGGGCAGAAGAGTACCAATTGGAATGGACTTTTGTAAACGATTATGGAAGTACTATTGGAACATATCTTGCCGCTTCTTCGTTGGAATTTGAGATAAAGAATAACAGCACACGCGTAAGTACAACAAATAGTTATTATAATATTACCTTGGCTTTTGAGCACGGATATGTATTATTTCGTGTCCGAGGGATAGGTCGAGACCACTCTCATCCAACTAAAATAATTACAGGGCCTTGGAATTTACTTGACAGAGGTGTTGTAAGCGCACAACCTGCCAACAATAAGTACCATAATGTAACAGCACATGAACACGACAAGAACTGGGTGTTTACAGGTACTTTTGCCGAAGAAGGAAAAAAGCGCGAGGTAGTAAGTTATTTTGATGGAAGCCATAGAGGGAGGCAAACGGTAACCAAGAATAACTCCGACAAAACAACGTTGATCAGTCAAACAATCTATGACTACCAGGGTCGACCTGCTGTTACTGTTCTTCCATCTCCTGTTTCTACTGCAGCACTATGTAATGACGGAGACGAAACAAGCATCCACTTTTATCCTAAGTTTAACCGTGATGATTCTTCTTTTGCATATTTGCGAAATGACTTTGATGTAGATTCCGACACCAATACCTGCGTTTCTTTTACACCCGGAATGAATACAGGCTATGGGGCTTCTAATTACTATTCTCCCGCCAATCCCGATAATCTTTTGCAACAAGCTTTTGTTCCTGATGCGCAAAAATATCCATTTAGCAGAGTAGAATACACCCCGGACAATACGGGTCGTATTCGCAGACAGGGCGGTGTAGGAGAAGAATTTCAACTAGACAATGGGCACGAAACAAAATATTTTTACGGACAGCCCAATCAATTGCAGCTCGACAGGCTTTTTGGTTCCGAGGTAGGCGATGCAACGCATTATAAAAAGAACATGGTAGTGGATCCAAACGGACAAATTAGCATTACTTATTTAGACCAACAAGGGCGAACCATTGCAACCTCCTTAGCGGGCGAACCTCCTGCCAACGTAGCAAAATTGCCTCTACTAGATTCTGCTAAAAAAGAGTTTTTAGTTGATTTGTTGGCTCACGATGCCAATGGAAAAAGTAATTTGAACTCAGTTGCTGTTTCTGGCGATGCATTGGTTTTTAGTTCACAACTATTGGTAGGGCAAGAAAGCAATCACGATTTTAGGTATGTGTTGCAATCAGACACCTTGTTTGATGCATGCCTTTCTGCATCGGTATGTATAGGTTGTGTTTATAATTTTGACATTAAGGTAATTGATGAATGCGGAATAAATGTTGGCCCCAATTTAGGTGGCGATACCTTGCTTGGGCATTTTGAATTAGACTCCCTTAACAGACCCGTATTTAGTACTGAGTGCCATTCTCCTTCCGTATTTTGTGATTCTACAATTTTTACCAAGCTACTTACTCCCGGAAACTATACAGTATCAAAAACACTTACAGTTAATCCGGCTGCTCGTACTTATTATTTACAACAATATTTAGACTCTTCCATAAATACATGTGCAAAAACTAAGAGTGATTTTATTGCAGCTGCTGTAGCGGCATTAGATACAAGTGGATGTAATATTACCTGCGAACTCTGTGCAGCTTCCTTGGGAAATAGAGACACAACAATAGCTTCCGGTGCGATGAGCGATTTGGAATACGATGCCTTAATGGAAGAATGCCAAGCGCCTTGTAAGAAAATGAATTGGTGTGAACTGGTGTATGAGCAGTTATTATTGGATGTTGCTCCTTCGGGTCAATATGCTGAGTATAGGGATAATGCAGGTGCAATTAATCCGGGACAATTCTCTTTGTCCGTTTTCAACACCGGAAATATTTTGCCCATAAATTTTGTGGCCGGGGCGGGAAATTGGAAAACACCTAAAGTAACCGTGAATGGAAATACTTACTCTTATTACCTCAATGATGATAATACGCGCACAACAGTTGCCTTAGCACCTATCAGCGGAGGGTTTTCTCCTGCAGTAGATGCCGGTAAGGAAATATACGACCCATCGACAAACACCTATTTCACCTATCCGGAGTTCTTAGCAAATGTGTCCGATTTTATTAGCCTATGGCAAGAGAGTTGGGCTAGATCATTGGTGCAGTTTCATCCGGAGTATTGTTATTATACAAATTGCAAGCAATATGCAGATAAGCACCCGGGCGAGCATTTAACCAGTAATGAGTTTGACCAAAAGCTACTGGAAGCAGAAACTTTTCAGCAGGCCGTATCCGATAGTTTGATTAAAGGTAACTATGCAAGTATTACCATTCCCGACAATCGTATTCAAAACTATTTTGCAAGCTCTTCTTTGCATCCTTACGACCCATTTGCAACCTCCGGTTCATTTTATCAAATCGGCTATCCTACATTAAATTTTGCAACAGCGTTAGCCAATAAATTTAATAACTATGTAACTGTGGGCGGAAACTCCTATAGTATGATAGAAGCCGCTTCCATAATAACTCGCTGTGGGACACTTTACAATGTTGTTCCCAATAGCAGTTGCCAAAATTTTGGAAAAGATTACTATTCACCCGGAGATCCTTTAAATGATTCTATTCGTGATAAGGAGTGGCATCTTTTTAAAATGATGTACTTATCTGAAAAATATAAAATTCAAAAACTAAGAGCAGACGAATACGGACAATTATATTGTTATGGATACAACGGTTGCATTGGCAACAGCTCTTACAATCCGTTTGCAACGGGCATGATTTCAACCCCATTTACGAGTGCTCCATTTTTTAATTTCCTGCAACCTTGTGGTATAGCTACCCTAACACAGTATATTGGAAAACAAAAACGATTCCCGGACTATACTGATTTCCCTGCCATCGATGAGCAGCAGGCAGACTACCAAGTATTTTTACAAACGGGTCAGTGTCCAATGGTACAGCAGCTCCAAGGCTTTTTAAATGGCTTTGCAGGCAAGCAATTATTAGATACTTCTCTGTGGGTTGATTTAACACAGCATGCAGAGTTTACACAAGATTTATACTATGCTATAACTGATACCTCAATTACAGATTCAACATTTATTCGGTACAAGTGGAGAAAAGTTGCAAGTTCAGCCGATACATTGAATGTTGATTTAGTTAATGCAGCGGATAGTATTTCTCAGTGTAGTTTGCGTTTAATTAAAACCGGAGCCGGAATTTCAAATTGGGATGAAATTGCGGAGATAAGAAATGTTCGATTTACCAATTTTACCTTTGGCTACTATAATTTTACAGCATCGGCTATGGTGCAAGTTGACTCTGCAGGCTTTAGCAGAATGGTGGCAAAAACTATACGCGGTCGTTCTTGTATTAAACTTAATAATTGCAAGTTCCCTTTTGAATGCGAGGCAAATGAGTTTGCTCAAAATGTATCTAATTTGATGTCTGCCTTGGCCTTTACCGACTCGCTTACCGGTGCAGCGGTAGATTTAACACAAGCTGCCTATTCAGGCTTTGTGACCCCTATACTTATTAATACATTGCAGGCTCCGGACAGTAATTTACGTTGGCACTACGTTTCTTCCACTAGTGTATTTCATCTTTACCATGTAAGCACTCCCTCACATAAGTTGGAATTCAGGTTTTTGAATTATAACCCAATTTCATTTTTGGTTGGCGATTTGAATAGCATTAAGAAGTTTACGGATGTGGCAGGAAACTACCAACATTATTTTACAATTAATGGTAGAGATGCAAACGACTCCCTACTGGTACAAATTGAAGCAAGTGTAATCAACTACTTTGCTGCAGACAGTGTTTTCCCGATAAGTATGGGAGTATGCGGACAAGCCGACCCGTTGAACTGCAATGCGCCTGCTCAATTGGTAAGAAAGGATTTTGAAGCTTTATTGAAAGCGGTATTAAGTAAAAAACCTTTTGAAGAAAGTATCGATCTAGTTCAGAGCCCTGCTTACACTTCGTTGTTGCGTTCAAACTTTGGCGCAGATGTAACATCTACGAGTAGCACTTACACGCAAACTGTTATTAGCGGCACCCATCGCGATACACTTACTTTTTCTATTCCCAATTGCACCATGTTTGTGGTTCATTCGGATAACAATAGTCCTGCGAGGGATTACAGCAATTTGGTGGACTTAATTAATTTGCGTGCCACCGGAGCTCCTGATGCTAATAACAATCAGCATAGTTTTACTGCAATTGGTGTGTATAAAATTGGAACCACTTACTATAAGGATATAATCTCCGGATATACTTGTTTGCCGTTACAAAATTGTGTGCCGTGTGAACCCTACACAAAGTCATTTAGCCTTTCGGAAATTTATTTACAGGACAGCTTGGCTATGGATCTGGGAGAACTGGTTTATCTCGATTCTATTATTGCACCATCCGAAGGCTGTGAAGGTTTCTATGAAGAGTTTTTACTTAGATTAGAAAGTTACAACAACTCAGATTATGCACAACATTTTAACGATTCACTAGATGAAGAAATTTATCCTACGTACGAGAGTTTTGAAGAAGCAGGAATGTGTGCATGTGCCGGAAGTTATTACAATTATTTAGCTCCTTATGTAGAAAGTCCTGCGGATACTACACTTCCATTACCCGTTGACATAAATAATTTTGGACCGTGCCTATTTGTGCTCGATCCTCCGGTAGATTCATGTGCACTGCGGTACCAAGAATACTTAACTACAGTAGAAGCCTTTAATACCTGGGCAAACGAATTTGAATTATATACCTATACTATTTCTTTCGTACAATCCGAAGCATCATTTGCCCAAGATGGATATTGTTATTGTTTAGACCAATACCAATCGTATTTGCGTGCTGTAATTGATGGAGTAATTACTGATTCCTTGGATATTATTAGAAATAAAAACCTGAATTACAATTGTGCCGCAGTTAGGTTTACATGTAACACACAGGCACCACCGGACAATAAACCTTCTCCGTTTTTTACCAAGTTTGATAATCCGTGTGCAGAGCAATTG
This genomic window contains:
- a CDS encoding SBBP repeat-containing protein, translating into MERKNLSFIPAHTTRINHKIVAVVFILFLSMGRISAQLGSSCSTPYEICEDLAFNKDVSGFAKIWYTVDVSETPFDFDITFTSGSTMDSIFVWGPFTSPSDSCTIMTNGTLPAFYKKPIGGLSHTLLSDSFPAGEGIYVIVVRYGNGFHSIGVDIEGIFNSACIPTVCNPLVTISVGNKFCWVKKGGSKSAETGWQVRNDALGNSYVTGVVRDTAIFDSFQIIAQGSADGFIAKYDPNGICLWVKNIGSVSDDRSISLDLDNSNNIYVTGYFTGTTVIGSTLITSYGSFDSFIAKFDANGNFLWANHFGGTSNDFSNNLVVDSSGNCYIAGGTNSSTVNFDTISLSGFGGLDAFIVKYNSSGVAQWAKNGGGNSGEQAFGVAIDHSGNVYITGLFASATATFGAINLTKTGTGDMFLTKYSSTGTVVWAVDAGQNLSTQGNKLEIDAVGNVLMIGTYTGSSLVVGTSTVTSAGSNDIFIAKYNSSGTPLWAKGAGGSGDDQALGIAMDGPNDFIISGYYSGTAIFGSDTMQSNGAEDIFMAKYRALNGNFIWSKVVEGDTLNDEAFACNVDVFNNKFITGFFRKTNSFDGVQLTSAGDNDFYLAKLCAHTPVVVICIDSSITLYASGADEYSWSPSSGLSATSGTKIIASPTVTTTYTVIGLLAGTSCRDTNTITIVVDSCIRNIPCYSCISSFAPELGKKYIVSAWAKEESAPRTKTTFDKPELYVEFPSIAVSFGPFKPSGEIIDGWQRIEGSFVVPNTATNIKIKLTAVSGTAFFDDVRVHPFDGMMKSFVYDPQTMRLAAELDERNYATLFEYDEEGKRTRIKKETEKGIMTIEESKSNKKKR